The following proteins come from a genomic window of Vallitaleaceae bacterium 9-2:
- a CDS encoding helix-turn-helix domain containing protein, whose amino-acid sequence MPRYDPCQKTKQDILETAMRLFSEKGLENVSVEDVVKELGVTRGAFYHYFKSREELIAGVMYKSFHDNNPFHTVSQRKDLNALEKLHFIIKLDFLPRLEQSDSMRAQMKKMSNNPVVFKNEILSQVNIMSIYIERLLIEGNEDGSMYVAYPKQAAQTIALLVSSWLSPYVFEVSYEEYVDKISFFQQLGELLGVPFMDDEIKELFLTLGKQELLK is encoded by the coding sequence GTGCCACGCTATGATCCATGCCAAAAGACTAAGCAAGATATATTGGAAACTGCTATGCGTCTATTTTCAGAAAAAGGATTAGAAAATGTTAGTGTGGAAGATGTAGTGAAAGAACTAGGTGTCACAAGGGGTGCATTTTACCACTATTTTAAATCACGAGAAGAATTAATTGCAGGCGTTATGTATAAGTCTTTTCATGATAATAACCCATTTCATACGGTAAGCCAACGGAAAGACTTAAATGCACTTGAAAAACTACATTTTATAATTAAGTTAGACTTTCTTCCTCGCTTAGAGCAAAGCGATAGCATGAGAGCGCAAATGAAGAAGATGTCAAATAATCCTGTTGTATTTAAGAACGAAATACTCTCTCAAGTAAATATCATGTCTATATATATTGAAAGGCTATTAATCGAGGGCAATGAGGACGGCTCTATGTATGTTGCATATCCCAAACAAGCAGCACAAACGATTGCACTTTTAGTTTCTTCATGGTTAAGTCCTTATGTATTTGAGGTATCTTATGAAGAATATGTTGATAAGATTTCATTTTTTCAGCAACTTGGCGAATTGCTAGGTGTGCCTTTTATGGATGATGAAATAAAAGAACTTTTTTTAACGCTCGGTAAACAAGAGTTATTAAAATAA
- a CDS encoding abortive infection family protein, with amino-acid sequence MSKITQIEKGIFMKLFNRSGYVLDFSTNDFDVFTLESVGIALCETYKQSKGKSLMAYISEAAEDDIIKLLKDLLEYYEAHFEYEIENDDDYSKVYKRCKDIMERLLYNKSPLTPVAVNLKEKFSSEYLSTQIDLMLKMQSENPTEAIGKTKELVESCCKTILDENEIEWDKNWDVGQLTGETVKLLKLMPKDIPDTAPAANEMKAILGNLRGIATNLAALRNPYGSGHGKSATYKGLEERHAKLAVGSSITLVSFLWDTHERRCI; translated from the coding sequence ATGTCTAAAATTACTCAAATTGAAAAAGGGATTTTTATGAAGCTGTTTAACAGAAGTGGCTATGTATTAGATTTTTCTACAAATGATTTTGATGTGTTTACATTAGAAAGTGTTGGCATTGCGTTATGCGAAACTTACAAACAATCTAAAGGTAAATCGTTAATGGCTTATATTAGTGAAGCAGCAGAAGATGATATTATAAAATTATTAAAAGATTTATTAGAATATTATGAAGCACATTTTGAATATGAAATTGAAAATGATGATGACTATTCAAAAGTATATAAGCGATGTAAAGATATAATGGAACGTCTCTTATATAATAAAAGTCCGCTTACCCCTGTTGCAGTGAATTTGAAAGAGAAATTCTCAAGTGAATATCTTTCTACACAAATTGATTTAATGTTAAAAATGCAGTCTGAAAATCCAACAGAAGCAATTGGAAAAACTAAGGAATTGGTTGAAAGCTGTTGTAAAACAATCCTCGATGAAAATGAAATTGAATGGGATAAGAACTGGGATGTAGGACAGTTGACTGGTGAAACAGTTAAGCTTCTTAAACTTATGCCTAAAGATATACCTGATACGGCACCTGCAGCTAATGAGATGAAAGCTATTTTAGGAAACTTACGTGGGATAGCTACAAACTTGGCGGCACTACGTAATCCGTATGGCAGTGGACATGGTAAAAGTGCAACTTACAAAGGTCTTGAAGAACGCCATGCCAAACTTGCTGTAGGTAGTAGTATCACTCTGGTTAGTTTCCTTTGGGATACTCATGAGAGGAGATGTATTTAA
- a CDS encoding alpha/beta hydrolase: MKTSRMQDINGKVYSNNISEICQIPIGGVSQYLMIRGQDSAKPVLLFVHGGPGQAEIGYIRNYQKDLEKHFVVVRWDQRGAGMSYSKKISKDTFNIETFISDLNEVTDYLIGKLNCGKIILAGHSWGTIIATYAVKNNPNKYSAYIGIGQHVNSEEAEKIAYQYTKEQAIYQHNKKVIGMLEQIGKPPYSPKEMYIRAVCQAKIGGVFRTKPTKSMGMSLILSKEYSLRHKIHYQKACLLSANLLVDEISKVNLLDMVKRLEVPVLFIAGRYDYITPTILVEQFYKKLDAPMKELIIFKNSAHLPQLEEVEQFVEILANSKLIHGEH, encoded by the coding sequence ATGAAAACATCTAGAATGCAAGATATTAATGGTAAAGTTTATTCCAATAACATTTCTGAAATCTGCCAAATACCGATAGGTGGGGTATCTCAGTATTTGATGATACGTGGTCAAGATAGTGCAAAACCTGTATTGTTATTTGTTCACGGTGGTCCAGGGCAAGCAGAAATAGGTTATATTAGAAATTACCAAAAGGATTTAGAAAAACACTTTGTCGTTGTGAGGTGGGATCAAAGAGGTGCAGGAATGTCTTATTCTAAAAAAATCTCTAAGGATACATTCAATATAGAAACATTTATCTCTGATTTGAACGAAGTCACGGATTACTTGATTGGGAAATTAAATTGTGGAAAAATCATCTTAGCAGGTCATTCATGGGGTACAATCATTGCAACTTATGCAGTAAAAAATAATCCCAACAAATATTCAGCATATATTGGAATTGGGCAGCATGTTAATTCTGAGGAAGCGGAAAAAATAGCATACCAATACACAAAAGAACAAGCGATTTATCAACATAATAAAAAAGTGATTGGTATGCTTGAACAAATAGGAAAACCACCATATTCCCCTAAAGAAATGTACATACGTGCAGTTTGTCAGGCAAAAATAGGTGGCGTTTTCAGGACGAAGCCAACTAAAAGTATGGGCATGTCATTAATCCTCTCTAAAGAGTATTCGTTGCGTCATAAAATCCACTATCAAAAGGCATGTCTATTATCAGCAAATCTGTTAGTTGATGAAATAAGCAAGGTGAATTTATTAGATATGGTGAAAAGATTGGAGGTACCAGTTCTTTTTATTGCGGGTAGATATGATTATATAACACCAACCATTTTAGTTGAGCAATTTTATAAAAAGTTAGATGCGCCTATGAAAGAACTAATAATTTTTAAAAATTCTGCACACTTACCTCAACTTGAAGAGGTTGAACAGTTTGTTGAAATTTTAGCTAATTCAAAACTAATTCATGGAGAACATTAA
- a CDS encoding NUDIX domain-containing protein, with the protein MARKDYYNCELAPEVNSIVAAASAVLTNKNGDILLHKRRDNYQWSLIGGGMEYGESISQTILREIEEETGYKANIDKVIGIYSNPRHVIAYSDGEVRQQFSICFHCVIDGGNKKISNESIELRFFNRNEIETLEIHESQRTRIEDYYENRERAFIR; encoded by the coding sequence ATGGCAAGGAAAGATTATTATAATTGTGAATTGGCTCCGGAGGTGAACTCAATTGTTGCAGCGGCATCAGCTGTATTAACAAATAAAAATGGTGATATATTGTTGCATAAACGGAGAGATAATTATCAGTGGTCTCTTATTGGAGGAGGTATGGAATATGGAGAAAGTATCAGCCAAACCATATTAAGAGAAATAGAAGAGGAAACAGGTTATAAGGCTAATATTGATAAAGTTATAGGAATATATAGCAACCCAAGACATGTAATAGCTTATTCAGATGGCGAAGTTCGCCAGCAGTTTTCAATATGCTTTCATTGTGTTATAGATGGTGGTAATAAAAAAATAAGCAATGAATCAATAGAACTTAGGTTTTTTAATAGAAATGAAATCGAAACGCTAGAAATACATGAATCTCAAAGAACTAGGATTGAAGATTATTATGAAAATAGAGAAAGAGCGTTTATTCGTTAG
- a CDS encoding AAA family ATPase produces MELKHLIIKNFRNFENLNIDLSNRNIIFGLNDIGKSNFLAALRFLLDRNFRKNGFIDSDFYNKDITKEIIITLEVKVSDEEDDEDSKKIFKMMKGAIDSKSDRVFFQLKTTFDSEKSVGEPTMFWGIDVNNLEDIPSRQSYFEIDKYINVIYIDSSIRLESTFKQYSREIFRKESSLEADERKKLVNNIDKLNSCVSKLNAIKGLKSDLVKEYKKFRNEKGFKIAIKSEIEIDNLHDKLTPFILDDECKTYPTAGDGRKKILSYTLLTLENRRKEDEMINVFLVEELENHLHRSMQLSLSYEIFSDNLFKYLFLTTHSSLIVSQMDQVNLIKLVKECAVVGKSFAYFVPSDYKKLKQKLNQNLAEAIYADVVLLVEGPSEKTLFERILYDKCERYESLGGYILEVEGINFKEYYDVLIALGIDVIIRTDNDLKLYEKTSKANLLGVNRCLNLLGKEKKSNIIIDNVSNYKTNISIQIDKKREIFDQKYPNMIKNFTKKNIYLSRVDLENDLYEAIPNVMDNLSKENNSSMTGVDYLQTAKLKNMIKLCQKLNKQNVNSIYNHDRFECLRKLVELCCQ; encoded by the coding sequence ATGGAACTAAAACATCTTATTATAAAGAATTTTAGAAACTTTGAAAATCTGAATATAGATTTATCAAATAGAAACATTATTTTTGGTCTTAATGATATAGGAAAAAGTAATTTTTTAGCAGCATTACGTTTCCTACTTGACCGTAATTTTCGTAAAAATGGATTTATAGATTCAGATTTTTACAATAAAGACATAACCAAAGAAATTATAATTACACTTGAAGTAAAAGTTTCTGATGAAGAAGATGACGAAGATAGCAAAAAAATATTTAAAATGATGAAGGGTGCTATTGATTCTAAATCCGATAGAGTATTTTTTCAACTTAAAACTACTTTTGATAGCGAGAAATCCGTAGGAGAACCAACGATGTTTTGGGGAATAGATGTTAATAATCTTGAGGATATTCCAAGTAGACAGTCATATTTTGAAATTGATAAGTACATCAATGTTATATATATAGATTCATCAATTAGGCTTGAAAGTACCTTTAAACAATATTCTAGGGAGATATTTAGAAAAGAATCGTCTTTAGAAGCTGATGAACGTAAAAAATTAGTTAATAATATAGATAAATTGAACTCATGTGTATCTAAACTAAATGCAATTAAAGGACTTAAATCTGATTTGGTTAAAGAGTATAAGAAATTTCGAAATGAAAAGGGGTTTAAAATAGCAATTAAATCTGAAATTGAGATTGATAATCTACATGATAAATTGACTCCATTTATATTGGATGATGAATGCAAAACATATCCTACTGCCGGTGATGGTCGAAAAAAAATATTATCTTACACATTATTAACACTTGAAAACAGAAGAAAAGAAGATGAAATGATAAATGTGTTTCTTGTTGAAGAATTGGAAAATCATTTACATAGATCTATGCAATTGTCTCTTTCATATGAAATTTTTTCGGATAATCTATTTAAGTATTTGTTTTTAACAACACATTCATCTCTTATTGTAAGTCAGATGGATCAAGTAAATCTAATTAAATTAGTTAAAGAATGTGCCGTTGTTGGTAAGTCATTTGCATACTTTGTTCCAAGTGATTATAAAAAATTAAAACAAAAACTTAATCAGAATTTAGCAGAAGCGATTTATGCTGATGTTGTTCTTTTAGTAGAAGGACCATCTGAAAAAACATTATTTGAAAGAATTTTGTACGATAAATGTGAGAGATATGAAAGCCTTGGTGGATATATTCTCGAAGTTGAAGGTATTAATTTTAAAGAGTATTATGATGTGTTAATTGCTTTAGGAATAGATGTGATTATAAGAACTGATAATGATTTGAAATTGTATGAAAAAACAAGTAAAGCAAATCTTTTAGGGGTAAATAGATGTTTGAATTTATTAGGAAAAGAAAAGAAATCTAATATTATTATAGATAATGTTTCAAATTATAAAACAAATATATCTATACAAATCGATAAAAAAAGAGAAATTTTTGACCAAAAATATCCTAATATGATTAAAAACTTTACGAAGAAGAATATTTACTTATCACGGGTAGACTTAGAAAATGATTTATACGAAGCTATACCTAATGTAATGGATAATTTGTCAAAAGAAAATAATAGTTCCATGACTGGAGTTGATTATCTTCAAACAGCCAAACTGAAAAATATGATTAAATTATGTCAAAAATTAAATAAACAAAACGTTAATTCTATATATAACCATGATAGGTTTGAGTGCTTGAGAAAGCTGGTGGAATTATGTTGCCAGTAG
- a CDS encoding UvrD-helicase domain-containing protein: MLPVDKETREKILDCKGNIVISASAGTGKTYTTVARILRDIENNKTFRTFAAITFTRKAAKEIANRLGINRADGFVGTNDNFVWTEIIQPFMYDVYGRDFKKKINPDYGDANQIETFDEGIEKIRETGFMCKFNDNHENFAFQLALDILKKSHSASRYMKSKYFRIYIDEYQDSDIDMHSFFIYLSDELKIPLFVVGDIKQSIYGWRGAYCDGFKSFFDKDGFNLFKLWHNFRSNKAIQNYSNIFMESVREQYTKINFNEEVILYQYNNQNNACSYIKKWIDAGKKCAILSFSNADAKSWSDFLNQAGVNFVYVPQAPLDDTKLESEHIWIARGIANYVMAKRYSEYDFKDEIPIPDNYKISILKSKLMNISDNIGKNEDFFKASYELYSYLSYDEVTEKVKNEVEKLYETVTDEEYIPSYNSDSYLLTSGTIHSSKGLEFSQVIINAGNYNFNNDGIKYLHYVAVSRPEDRLLVLAERGYYARRYLGYIDEAISDLNKIGNEVVRDDIISLVK, encoded by the coding sequence ATGTTGCCAGTAGATAAAGAAACCAGAGAAAAAATTTTAGACTGTAAAGGTAATATTGTTATTAGTGCTAGTGCAGGAACTGGTAAAACTTATACAACAGTAGCAAGAATATTAAGGGATATAGAGAACAACAAAACCTTTAGAACCTTTGCTGCAATTACTTTTACTAGGAAAGCGGCTAAAGAAATTGCAAACCGTCTTGGAATAAATCGAGCTGATGGTTTTGTGGGTACTAATGATAATTTTGTCTGGACTGAAATCATTCAACCCTTTATGTATGATGTTTATGGCCGTGATTTTAAAAAGAAAATAAATCCAGATTATGGCGATGCAAACCAAATAGAAACTTTTGATGAAGGCATTGAGAAAATTCGTGAAACTGGCTTTATGTGTAAATTTAATGATAATCACGAGAACTTTGCCTTTCAGTTGGCATTAGATATATTAAAAAAATCCCACTCAGCTAGTAGATATATGAAATCAAAATATTTTAGGATATATATTGATGAATATCAAGATAGTGATATAGATATGCATTCATTTTTTATTTATCTAAGTGATGAATTAAAAATACCATTGTTTGTAGTAGGTGATATTAAGCAATCAATATACGGGTGGCGTGGGGCATATTGTGATGGATTTAAAAGTTTCTTTGATAAAGATGGCTTTAATTTATTTAAGCTGTGGCATAATTTTAGGTCTAATAAGGCGATACAGAATTACTCAAATATTTTTATGGAATCAGTTAGAGAACAATATACTAAAATTAACTTTAACGAGGAAGTTATTTTATATCAGTATAATAATCAAAATAATGCGTGTAGCTACATAAAAAAGTGGATCGATGCAGGTAAAAAATGTGCGATACTTAGCTTTAGTAATGCCGATGCAAAATCTTGGAGTGATTTTTTAAATCAAGCTGGGGTTAATTTTGTTTATGTTCCACAAGCGCCTCTTGATGATACAAAACTTGAAAGTGAACATATTTGGATTGCTAGAGGAATTGCCAACTATGTGATGGCAAAGAGATATAGCGAGTATGATTTCAAAGATGAAATTCCAATTCCAGATAATTATAAAATATCAATACTAAAAAGTAAATTAATGAATATTAGCGACAATATAGGAAAAAATGAGGATTTTTTCAAGGCAAGTTACGAATTGTACTCATATCTTAGCTACGATGAGGTAACAGAGAAAGTAAAAAATGAAGTAGAAAAACTTTATGAGACAGTAACCGATGAAGAATATATACCAAGCTACAATTCCGATAGTTATTTATTAACCTCCGGAACTATACATTCATCTAAAGGTTTAGAATTTAGTCAAGTAATTATAAATGCAGGTAATTACAACTTCAACAATGATGGTATAAAATATTTGCATTATGTTGCTGTGTCAAGACCTGAAGATAGACTGTTAGTTTTAGCTGAGCGAGGATATTATGCAAGAAGGTATTTAGGATACATAGATGAAGCAATTAGTGATTTAAACAAAATCGGAAATGAAGTTGTTAGAGATGACATTATAAGTTTAGTAAAATAA
- the istA gene encoding IS21 family transposase produces MLTITQIDYIRKLYFDKGLSVEEIHKRTNHARNTITKHLEMEDFNPPKYARTKERKSDLIRPFVRQILLEDKNKRKKQRHTAKRIYDRAIQEVPDLCLVTERTMRYIVAEEKANIYTEKECFLDLNHPGGEAQVDFGEIDVYKDGKLIKAHEFVMTFPASNAGFCQVTFSETMEAVCQSMEKIFEHIGKVPKRIWFDQMAAACLRQKDVNGNVIPNPRFHAFAVHHGFDIVFCNPYSGNEKGSVENKVGYFRNNLFIPEPVINDINDYNQHLLKRCDKDNQRYHYKIHASTLASLLIQEKKLMHDTNLTPFDYSKEVKYRVYKNGHIKVDSNEYSVSPQHVGEHVIVKFYANELVIYDLHYREITKHVRSFEKDKKYTHWIDFINTIAKRLRALKYSGFYKLLPQHWQTYVATLDKDNLREALYFLKYCLIEKDMAFANEVVKENMKQHVMVYISIMIFLLQLKKSRTHLQTLLNGVINRLTENYIADNTIIQSKYGLVNGNLVDYKYKKSELHK; encoded by the coding sequence GTGCTGACAATTACTCAAATAGATTATATACGAAAACTGTACTTTGATAAAGGACTTTCTGTAGAAGAAATCCATAAACGTACAAATCATGCCAGAAACACCATCACTAAACACCTTGAAATGGAGGATTTTAACCCTCCAAAATACGCACGAACTAAGGAGCGTAAGTCGGATCTGATTAGACCCTTTGTCCGTCAGATTCTTCTGGAGGACAAGAATAAACGTAAGAAACAACGTCATACGGCAAAACGTATCTACGATAGAGCCATTCAAGAAGTGCCTGATTTATGCCTTGTAACCGAAAGAACCATGCGATACATTGTTGCTGAGGAAAAAGCCAATATTTATACCGAAAAAGAATGCTTCTTAGACCTTAATCATCCAGGTGGTGAAGCTCAAGTTGATTTTGGTGAGATTGATGTCTATAAAGACGGCAAACTCATCAAAGCCCACGAGTTCGTAATGACTTTTCCGGCAAGCAATGCTGGGTTTTGCCAAGTTACCTTCAGTGAAACCATGGAAGCCGTTTGCCAAAGTATGGAAAAAATCTTTGAACATATCGGAAAAGTACCCAAACGCATCTGGTTTGACCAGATGGCAGCTGCCTGCCTACGGCAGAAAGATGTCAACGGAAATGTTATTCCTAATCCGAGGTTTCATGCCTTTGCTGTTCATCATGGTTTTGACATTGTCTTTTGTAATCCTTATTCAGGGAATGAAAAAGGATCTGTCGAAAACAAAGTCGGTTACTTCAGAAACAATCTATTCATACCTGAACCGGTTATTAATGATATCAATGATTACAATCAACATCTTTTAAAACGTTGTGATAAAGATAATCAGCGTTATCATTATAAAATACATGCATCAACATTAGCATCGCTTCTAATTCAGGAAAAAAAGCTAATGCATGATACCAACCTTACTCCCTTTGATTATTCAAAGGAAGTAAAATACAGAGTATATAAAAACGGTCATATCAAAGTTGATTCTAATGAATACTCTGTTTCACCCCAACACGTTGGTGAACACGTTATTGTTAAATTCTACGCCAATGAACTTGTTATCTATGACTTGCATTACCGTGAAATCACGAAGCATGTACGTTCCTTTGAAAAAGATAAGAAGTATACTCATTGGATAGATTTCATAAATACCATAGCCAAACGTCTACGGGCTTTAAAATATAGTGGCTTTTACAAGCTGTTACCACAACACTGGCAAACCTACGTAGCGACACTTGATAAAGATAACTTACGTGAGGCTTTATATTTCCTCAAATATTGTCTTATTGAAAAGGATATGGCCTTCGCAAATGAGGTTGTTAAAGAAAATATGAAGCAGCACGTTATGGTATATATATCAATCATGATTTTTTTGCTACAACTTAAGAAATCCAGAACTCATTTGCAGACATTATTGAATGGCGTTATAAATCGATTGACGGAAAACTATATCGCAGACAATACAATTATTCAAAGCAAGTATGGATTGGTCAATGGGAACCTTGTTGATTACAAATATAAAAAAAGTGAGCTACATAAGTAG
- a CDS encoding P-loop NTPase fold protein: MSKKYSLSSYRGNNLIEPITEEQTAFFFVSESIKKQICKLQSLIKEDAYGCYLISGMKGIGKTSFINTTLSNLENPIFKKSYVTIKLKSTRVTDVDKLFLLLIKELLLVSANKNSNINVFYNNIRKIELVCSGNLQIHLEGEVATVLNGGVSSSFTKEEQVGVDVTGAFKFPLIGKLIRGQKSNNFAKTESKLNTKSKIECDMREDPHELFRELLNEFESLGIRLIFVFDEVDKCRATFLDEIFNEYKDLLTNFKIFSIFLTDEKMYKAYLQSKDSLIFTYFIKAFYLSNMSYEETLRYCFGQHCEEELCNADALYYISLGNTRIININYKTHYKLDLHDSAGIALLYKARLFHHIVESIRYELDFDDIKMFKIDMLKMEVKQLIEFLFDIKECDITTATDYFDNIRKNNYPRANEILECIRNYKDSLELKMVKFQNDRIIIEYDKSMHLHNSGESLIVHDYNSNKELTENNRIGIKSFYPFYERWMDIYTNGAGGEIHLVKLGDNEPAAYEEAMEHLIISNCFNINKIIWLKRVRDGGKTWYTDEEYSLLVIIDSGIGRRYAFYNEAGSYSSEESRRITDLLKKIKDLGMNYTEKTFSNGETSEQVLQQITASLDEF; the protein is encoded by the coding sequence ATGAGTAAAAAGTATTCATTAAGTTCATATAGAGGTAATAATCTTATAGAACCAATAACAGAGGAGCAAACGGCTTTCTTCTTTGTGTCCGAAAGTATTAAAAAACAGATTTGTAAATTACAAAGTCTCATAAAAGAGGATGCGTATGGTTGCTATTTAATATCGGGTATGAAAGGTATTGGAAAAACAAGTTTTATTAACACTACTTTATCAAACTTAGAAAATCCAATATTCAAAAAATCTTATGTTACAATCAAATTAAAATCCACTCGTGTGACTGATGTTGATAAATTATTCTTACTACTGATTAAAGAGTTGCTACTTGTTTCAGCTAATAAAAATAGCAATATAAATGTTTTTTATAACAATATAAGAAAAATAGAACTTGTTTGTTCTGGAAACTTGCAAATTCATTTGGAAGGAGAGGTTGCAACTGTACTTAATGGAGGAGTTTCAAGTTCTTTTACAAAAGAAGAACAAGTTGGAGTTGATGTAACTGGAGCATTTAAATTCCCATTAATTGGGAAATTAATACGTGGACAAAAAAGTAACAATTTTGCTAAGACTGAATCAAAATTAAATACGAAAAGTAAAATTGAATGCGATATGCGAGAAGATCCACATGAATTATTTAGAGAATTATTAAATGAGTTTGAAAGTTTGGGTATCAGATTAATTTTTGTTTTTGATGAAGTAGACAAGTGTAGAGCAACGTTTTTAGATGAAATATTTAATGAATATAAAGATTTATTAACTAATTTCAAGATTTTCAGTATATTCCTAACAGATGAAAAAATGTATAAAGCTTACTTGCAATCAAAAGACAGTTTAATATTTACTTATTTTATAAAAGCTTTCTATTTATCAAATATGTCATATGAAGAAACACTAAGGTATTGTTTTGGACAACATTGTGAGGAAGAGTTATGTAATGCTGATGCACTTTATTATATTTCTCTTGGAAATACAAGAATAATAAATATAAATTATAAAACACATTATAAACTTGATTTACATGATTCTGCAGGTATTGCTTTATTATATAAGGCAAGATTGTTTCATCACATAGTAGAGAGCATTCGATATGAATTAGATTTTGATGATATAAAAATGTTTAAAATAGATATGCTCAAAATGGAGGTTAAACAACTTATCGAATTTCTCTTTGATATAAAAGAATGTGATATAACTACAGCTACTGATTATTTTGATAATATCAGAAAAAACAATTATCCTAGGGCAAACGAAATATTAGAATGTATTAGAAATTATAAAGATAGCTTGGAACTGAAAATGGTTAAATTCCAGAATGATAGAATAATCATAGAGTATGATAAAAGTATGCATTTACATAATTCGGGGGAGAGCCTAATTGTACATGATTATAATTCAAATAAAGAGCTAACAGAAAATAATAGAATAGGAATCAAAAGCTTTTACCCTTTTTATGAGAGATGGATGGATATTTACACAAACGGTGCAGGTGGTGAAATTCATCTGGTTAAGTTAGGGGATAATGAGCCGGCGGCATATGAAGAAGCGATGGAGCATTTAATAATTTCAAATTGTTTTAATATTAATAAAATAATTTGGCTAAAAAGAGTACGAGATGGAGGAAAAACATGGTATACAGATGAAGAGTATTCACTTTTGGTTATAATTGATTCTGGCATAGGTAGAAGATATGCTTTTTACAATGAGGCTGGGTCATACTCAAGTGAAGAAAGCAGGCGTATTACCGATTTGCTAAAAAAGATAAAGGATTTAGGCATGAATTATACTGAAAAAACTTTTTCTAATGGAGAAACTTCTGAGCAAGTTTTACAACAGATTACAGCCAGTTTAGATGAGTTTTAA